One Thermodesulfobacteriota bacterium DNA window includes the following coding sequences:
- a CDS encoding ATP synthase F0 subunit B yields MDKEIWSLIWKIANFTILVVLLYKLLANRVKTFFENRRMSIENAIKEAEKIKNEAEKKYEELKEKLQNIDKEAEKITELFRKEGLAEKERIIENAKKEAEKIKKQAVQTIEQEAIKARLMIRKEFAELMVKMAADLISKKQNDNDNERIVKEYIENIEKVVELN; encoded by the coding sequence ATGGATAAAGAGATATGGAGTTTAATATGGAAAATTGCGAACTTTACAATTTTGGTTGTACTTCTTTATAAACTTCTGGCCAATCGGGTAAAGACCTTTTTTGAAAATAGAAGAATGAGTATAGAAAATGCTATAAAAGAAGCAGAGAAAATAAAGAATGAAGCGGAAAAGAAGTATGAAGAATTAAAAGAAAAGCTGCAAAATATAGACAAAGAGGCAGAAAAGATTACGGAGCTTTTTAGAAAGGAAGGGTTGGCCGAAAAAGAGAGGATAATAGAGAATGCAAAAAAAGAGGCAGAGAAGATAAAAAAGCAGGCCGTCCAAACAATAGAGCAGGAAGCAATAAAGGCAAGATTGATGATTAGAAAAGAGTTTGCAGAATTAATGGTTAAAATGGCAGCCGACCTGATAAGTAAAAAGCAAAACGACAACGATAATGAGAGAATTGTAAAAGAATACATAGAAAACATAGAAAAGGTGGTAGAATTAAATTGA
- the dnaN gene encoding DNA polymerase III subunit beta, protein MELIIKREDLLKVLLKTQGIIEKRNVMSILENVLMDVKTDRVDYSATNLEIGIYGSCEIEGIKEGKMVLLAKKTLEIVRELPEEKVSLKLKESSQGGGSIEIVCGKFVFNLTSMDPKEFPSLPTYEDVNLFPVDIEKVREMIKKTIFAASLDEKRHNLNGVFFEKDERIIRMVATDGHRLSMIEKEEEETADFRLDKGIIFPRKGLNELKRILEDDKENKKVYIGIKENNCVFKIGRLSMIMRLLEGEFPDYRMLIPKDNDKKFVVNKSRFINSLRRVSLVSEERLKPVKFYISTGKIELRASNADYGEAYEEMELDYGGPDLMMAFNAGYFIEALNILDGDDALIELKDALSPAVLKTNDSSHISIIMPMRA, encoded by the coding sequence ATGGAACTCATAATCAAAAGAGAAGATTTATTAAAGGTTCTTTTAAAAACTCAAGGCATTATCGAAAAAAGAAATGTAATGTCTATATTAGAAAATGTTCTGATGGATGTGAAAACAGATAGGGTGGATTACTCTGCAACAAATCTGGAAATTGGAATATATGGTAGTTGTGAAATTGAGGGAATAAAAGAAGGAAAGATGGTGCTGTTAGCTAAAAAGACCCTCGAAATAGTTAGGGAACTGCCAGAAGAAAAGGTGTCTTTAAAATTAAAAGAATCTTCTCAAGGAGGAGGGAGTATAGAGATTGTTTGCGGGAAATTTGTATTTAATCTTACTAGTATGGACCCCAAAGAATTTCCTTCTTTGCCGACATACGAAGATGTTAATTTATTTCCTGTAGATATTGAGAAGGTTAGGGAGATGATTAAAAAGACAATATTTGCCGCTTCATTAGATGAAAAAAGGCACAATCTGAATGGGGTGTTCTTTGAAAAGGATGAAAGAATAATTAGGATGGTTGCAACAGATGGACATAGACTTTCTATGATAGAAAAAGAAGAAGAGGAGACAGCAGATTTCAGATTAGACAAAGGAATTATATTTCCGAGAAAGGGACTCAATGAGCTTAAGAGGATATTAGAAGATGATAAGGAAAATAAAAAGGTATATATTGGAATAAAAGAAAATAATTGCGTTTTTAAGATAGGCCGGCTATCTATGATAATGAGATTGCTGGAGGGAGAATTCCCTGATTATAGGATGTTAATACCTAAGGATAACGACAAAAAGTTTGTAGTTAACAAAAGCAGATTTATAAATTCCTTAAGAAGGGTATCGCTGGTTTCTGAAGAAAGATTGAAACCAGTTAAGTTTTATATTTCTACAGGAAAGATAGAATTGAGAGCAAGCAATGCGGATTATGGAGAGGCATATGAGGAAATGGAATTAGACTATGGAGGTCCGGATTTAATGATGGCTTTTAATGCAGGTTATTTTATCGAAGCCCTGAATATTTTAGATGGAGATGACGCATTAATAGAGTTAAAAGATGCTTTAAGCCCGGCCGTATTAAAAACGAATGATAGTAGCCATATAAGCATAATAATGCCAATGAGGGCATAA
- a CDS encoding ATP synthase F0 subunit B — MIEKIKDTETYRGEAVKLISLNYTLFIQIIVFLTVLWILTRFLFKPVINILDERLEKTEGLNKKGKEIEEEAKKKKEEYEQRLKDVRRRALEIRDGLKKDGVEEEKNILKAVTKEAKDSIEEKKGGIYRDIDRVKSELEKRMEENSRDIAEKVFGRRIE; from the coding sequence ATGATAGAAAAGATAAAAGACACTGAGACATATAGAGGGGAGGCAGTTAAATTGATAAGTTTAAATTATACACTATTTATTCAGATTATAGTTTTTCTTACAGTTTTGTGGATATTAACCAGATTTCTTTTTAAACCGGTTATTAATATTTTAGATGAAAGGTTAGAAAAGACAGAGGGCTTAAATAAAAAGGGAAAGGAAATAGAAGAAGAGGCTAAAAAGAAAAAAGAGGAGTATGAACAGAGACTTAAGGATGTGAGACGCAGGGCGCTGGAAATAAGAGATGGTTTGAAAAAAGATGGAGTAGAGGAAGAAAAAAATATACTAAAGGCCGTTACAAAAGAGGCAAAAGACAGTATAGAAGAGAAGAAGGGGGGGATATATAGAGATATAGACCGGGTAAAAAGCGAGCTGGAGAAACGAATGGAAGAAAATTCCCGAGATATAGCAGAAAAGGTTTTTGGAAGGAGAATAGAGTAA
- the dnaA gene encoding chromosomal replication initiator protein DnaA, with translation MDIWQGVLETIEKIVDPRTFENWFMPIKLISMNQETIEIEVPNKFFKDWFSENYLPLIKNAVFTFTNREYIFKFSCSKQKKGARPHNYNKSIATKISPLLRGSSIGDPLNQNYSFENFVVGNSNQFAHAASLAVATNPARAYNPLFIYGGVGLGKTHLLNAIGNFITNKSIQICYVSSENFMNELINSIRYDRMATFREKFRGIEVLLIDDIQFIAGKERTQEEFFHTFNSLYESQKQIVVTSDKFPKEIPYLEERLRSRFEWGLIADIQPPETETKIAILKNKAYYNNIPLPDDVAFFLAENIKSNIRELEGSLIRIGAFASLTESEINLNIAKEVLKEIISNKNKEVSIDAIQKAVAYFFKIRVSDLNSNKKLKIFTLPRQIAMYLSRKLTNLSFPEIGISFGGKDHSTVIYSVNKIGKQIESDSLIKEAVNSIKAKIE, from the coding sequence ATAGAAGTACCAAATAAATTCTTTAAGGATTGGTTTTCTGAAAACTACCTGCCCCTTATAAAAAATGCTGTATTCACTTTTACTAATAGAGAATACATCTTCAAGTTTTCTTGCTCTAAGCAAAAAAAGGGGGCTCGTCCCCATAATTATAATAAGTCTATAGCAACAAAGATATCCCCCCTCCTGCGCGGCTCGTCAATAGGAGATCCGCTAAACCAAAACTATTCATTTGAAAACTTTGTGGTTGGGAACAGCAATCAATTTGCTCATGCTGCCTCTCTTGCTGTAGCAACTAATCCAGCAAGGGCGTATAATCCTCTTTTTATTTATGGAGGAGTCGGTCTTGGAAAAACTCATTTGTTAAATGCTATAGGGAATTTTATAACAAATAAATCTATACAAATATGCTATGTAAGTTCAGAAAATTTTATGAATGAGTTGATTAATTCTATCCGATATGATAGGATGGCAACTTTTAGGGAAAAATTTAGGGGCATAGAGGTTTTGCTTATTGACGACATTCAGTTTATAGCAGGGAAAGAAAGAACGCAGGAAGAGTTTTTTCATACCTTTAACTCTCTCTATGAATCTCAAAAACAAATAGTTGTAACAAGCGATAAGTTTCCAAAAGAAATTCCATATTTAGAAGAACGGCTTCGTTCTAGATTCGAGTGGGGGCTTATTGCTGATATACAACCACCAGAAACAGAGACAAAGATTGCAATTTTAAAAAATAAGGCGTACTACAATAATATACCGCTTCCTGATGATGTAGCTTTTTTTCTTGCAGAAAACATAAAGTCTAACATTAGAGAACTAGAGGGGTCCCTTATAAGAATAGGTGCCTTTGCTTCTCTAACTGAAAGTGAAATAAATTTAAACATTGCAAAGGAGGTTTTAAAAGAAATAATTTCAAACAAGAACAAAGAAGTCAGTATTGATGCTATACAAAAAGCAGTTGCTTACTTTTTTAAGATCAGGGTCTCTGATTTAAATTCTAATAAAAAACTAAAGATATTTACACTACCAAGACAAATAGCAATGTATTTATCAAGAAAACTCACCAATCTTTCTTTTCCCGAGATTGGGATCTCTTTTGGAGGAAAAGATCATTCAACAGTAATTTATTCTGTAAATAAAATAGGTAAACAGATCGAGTCTGATAGCTTAATAAAAGAAGCTGTTAATTCTATTAAAGCTAAAATAGAGTAA
- the atpH gene encoding ATP synthase F1 subunit delta encodes MISTSITRRYAEALISIGVEEDSCEKFESELTKINNTLDENIELRNVIYSSVYPIKDRKGILKEIIKRQEVSKNVENFLNLLIDKKRIEFLPHILKRYREILDQIVGRVRAKVIVAKDMPEDLISKLKESLERYSGKEVLLEIQEDPAIIGGVITKLGNVIFDGSIMTQLEKVKKSIVRGEEG; translated from the coding sequence TTGATAAGCACTAGCATTACAAGACGATATGCGGAAGCCCTAATCAGTATTGGAGTAGAGGAAGACAGTTGTGAAAAATTCGAGTCCGAACTCACAAAAATAAATAATACTCTAGATGAAAATATTGAATTAAGAAATGTTATATATAGCTCCGTATATCCAATTAAAGACAGAAAAGGGATATTGAAGGAAATTATTAAACGACAGGAAGTTTCAAAAAACGTTGAGAACTTTTTGAATCTTCTAATAGACAAGAAAAGAATAGAGTTTCTCCCTCATATCTTAAAGAGGTATAGGGAAATACTTGACCAGATTGTTGGCAGAGTTAGGGCTAAAGTCATTGTAGCAAAAGATATGCCAGAAGATCTGATTTCTAAGCTGAAAGAATCCCTGGAAAGATATTCTGGCAAGGAAGTATTGTTAGAAATACAAGAGGATCCAGCCATTATAGGTGGTGTAATAACGAAATTGGGGAATGTTATCTTTGATGGCAGCATTATGACACAGCTTGAAAAAGTGAAAAAATCAATAGTAAGGGGGGAAGAGGGTTAA